AAATAATGCCCATCCGCACATCTCAGGCCATGTGGCGGTGGTGCATAATGGGATTATTGAAAACTACCAGGAACTCAAAGACGATCTTGAGGCTCTCGGCTATGTGTTTAGCTCACAAACCGATACCGAAGTCGTTGCACATCTGGTCAATGATGCCTTAAAAAACAGTGCAAACCTGCTAGAAGCGGTACAGCGTGTTGTGCCTCAGCTTAAAGGGGCTTATGCACTCGGCATTATCCATACCGATTACCCAAATGAACTGATTACGGTTCGTGAAGGCTCTCCTCTGGTGATTGGTGTCGGCATTGGCGAGAACTTTATCAGTTCGGATCAGTTGGCCTTGTTGCCAATTACCAACCGTTTTGTCTACCTCGAAGAAGGTGATATTGCCCGTTTAACCCGTGACAGCATTGAAGTGTTCGTCAATGGTGAGCCTATCGAGCGCCCAGTAAAAGAACTTGATGCGACCGTCAGCAATGCTTCCAAGGGTGAATACAAGCACTATATGCTCAAAGAAATCTATGAGCAGCCAGAAGCCATCCAGCAAACCATTTCACAAGCCTTGAATGACAATGCATTGCGCACAGATTTCTTGCAGGATGCTGAAGCGGATTTCGCAAAAATCCAGCAGGTACAGATCATTGCCTGTGGTACCAGTTACCACGCCGGCATGATTGCAAAATACTGGTTTGAACAACTGATTAACTTACCTTGTCAGGTCGAGATTGCCAGCGAATTCCGTTACCGCTCGCCAGTGATTAGCAACCATACGCTGTATGTTTGTATCTCACAATCTGGGGAAACAGCGGATACCTTGGCCGCTTTGCGTGATACGCAAAAACGTGCTGCAGCCAAAGGCTTTGACATCAGCACCTTAACCATCTGTAACGTCGCGACGTCATCCATGGTTCGTGAAACAGACCACCATTTGCTGACTTTGGCTGGACCAGAAATTGGCGTCGCGTCAACCAAAGCCTTTACGACTCAATTAGCTGCGTTAATGCTGTTGATCCTGAAGGTCGGTCAAGTTAAACAAAGTATTGATGCCCAGCAACTGAACGAAATTACAGCTGCACTCTGGCATACACCAAAGGTGATTCTGGAAACACTACAGAATAACCCGGCGATCCTGCGTCTTTCCGAACTGTTTGTCGAAAAGCAGCACTGCTTGTTCCTCGGCCGCGGTACACACTTCCCGATTGCACTTGAAGGTGCCTTGAAGCTAAAAGAAATTTCTTATATTCACGCGGAAGGTTACGCTGCCGGTGAACTGAAACACGGCCCATTGGCGCTGGTTGATAATGACATGCCGGTCGTGATCCTGGCCCCTCAAGATGACATGCTGGACAAGCTAAAATCTAACATGGAAGAAGTACAGGCACGTGGCGGTGAACTATTCGTTTTCGCGGATGAACACAGCGGCATCAACAGTAAAGATCGACAGCATGTGGTTGCAATTCCAAGTATCAATGCCTGGTTAGCACCAATCGTTTACAGTATCCCAGTACAACTACTCTCTTATCACGTTGCCGTTTTACGTGGTACGGATGTGGATCAGCCGCGTAACCTGGCCAAATCGGTTACGGTGGAATAACAAAATACTGCCGAAAGCTAGCTCCGGCTAGCTTTTTTATTCTCATCATTGTCCAATAATTAGATCAGGATCTCTTATGACCACACTGACTTGCTTTAAAGCCTATGATATTCGCGGCAAACTCGGCACAGAACTGAATGAAGAAATTGCCTATAAAATTGGCCGTGCGTATGGACAGATCTACCAGCCCAAAACAGTGGTCATCGGCTGTGATATCCGACTCAGCAGTGAAGCGTTGAAACAGGCTACCATCAAAGGTCTGAATGATGCGGGTGTTGATGTGCTCGACCTTGGCATGACCGGTACAGAAGAAGTTTATTTCGGGGCGTTCCATCTGGATGTACAAGGGGGCATTGAAGTCACTGCCAGTCATAATCCAATGGACTACAACGGCATGAAACTGGTGCGTGAAAATGCCCGTCCGATCAGTGCTGATACCGGTTTAAAAGAAATCCAAGCCTTGGCTGAGTCAGGTGAATTCGTTGAAGTGCGACAAAAAGGCAGCTGTAAACCCTACAATATTCTGCCGGAATTCATCGATCATCTCATGACCTACATTGATCCAAAGCAAATCCGCCCGCTCAAACTGGTGGTGAATGCGGGTAATGGTGCAGCAGGTCATGTCATTGATGCGATTGAGCAACGATTCCAGACCCTGAATGTACCTGTGCAATTTATCAAAATCCATCATGAAGCAGATGGCACCTTCCCTAATGGCATTCCTAATCCGTTGCTGATCGAAAACCGTGACAGTACCCGTAATGCCGTTCTGGAGCACAAAGCCGATATGGGAATTGCCTGGGATGGTGATTTTGACCGCTGCTTCCTGTTTGATGAAAAAGGCCAGTTTATTGAAGGCTACTATATTGTCGGCTTACTGGCACAGGCCTTCCTGATTAAGCAGCCGGGCGAGAAAATCGTGCATGACCCGCGTTTAGTCTGGAATACACTGGATATCGTCGAGCAATACAAAGGCAAAACCGTGCAATCCAAATCCGGTCATGCTTTTATCAAGCAGGTCATGCGTGAACACAATGCGATCTATGGGGGTGAAATGAGTGCCCACCATTATTTCCGTGATTTTGCTTATTGTGACAGCGGTATGATTCCTTGGTTACTGACCATTGCCCTGCTCTCGGAAACCCAGCAGTCCTTGTCGACCTTAGTCGAGACTATGATTGACCGTTTCCCATGTTCGGGTGAAATCAACTTTAAAGTGGCTAATACGCAAAGCACCATTCAACGGATCTTTGATCACTATGCTGCACAGAATCCAGCCATCGACCGTACTGATGGAGTGAGCCTCGACTTTGGTGACTGGCGTGTGAATGTCCGTGCATCTAACACTGAACCGTTATTACGTCTCAATATCGAGAGTAAGGCAGCTAAAACAGCCCGTCCGATGAGCCATTATGTCGATGAATTGACTGCATTGATTCAAGGCTAAAGAGCCTTAAAATAAAAAGGGGATCTCAATGATCCCCTTTTTATTGCCAGATGCTAAAGATTTATTACGCATAACCCTGAGGGTTTTGTTGCTGCCAATTCCAACTGTCTTTTAACATCTCTTCAAGACCATATTGGGCCGTCCAGCCCAATTCAGCAACGGCTCGACGATTATCGGCAAAACAGGTTGCAACATCTCCCGGGCGACGTGGTGCGAACTCGAATGGCACGGCTACCCCGTTGACCTGTTCAAAGGCATTTCTCACCTCTAATACGGAACAGCCTTTGCCCGTCCCAATGTTCCAGGCACGACAACCATTATTCTGTAAGCGGTTATTTAGGGCGCACAAGTGTGCATTGGCCAAATCGACCACATGGATATAATCACGCACACCTGTACCATCTACCGTGTCATAGTCATTACCATAAATCGATAGTTTTTCACGACGACCAACCGCCACTTGGGTCACATATGGCATGAGGTTATTCGGGATCCCTTGTGGATCTTCACCAATACGGCCACTTGGGTGCGCACCGACCGGATTAAAATAGCGCAATAAGGCAACTGACCAGCGTTCATCTGCAGCAGACAGTTTTTGCAGGAGCTGTTCTACAATCAGCTTGGTATAGCCGTAATTGTTGGTGGGAATCCCCGTTGGCATCTCTTCATTCAGTGGTGAAGGATGATCTTCTCCGTAAACCGTAGCCGATGAACTGAAGACTAAATTGAACACACCAGCACGTTGCATGGCATTGAGCAGACTAATACTACCGGCAATATTATTATCAAAATAGGCCAATGGAATCTGCTGGCTTTCACCCACGGCTTTCAAACCGGCAAAATGAATCACGGCATCAATCTGATGCTGTGCAAAAATCCGATCCAGCACCTCGGCA
This portion of the Acinetobacter sp. GSS19 genome encodes:
- the glmS gene encoding glutamine--fructose-6-phosphate transaminase (isomerizing) translates to MCGIVGGIAERNISNILIEGLKRLEYRGYDSAGMAVINQGQVLRERRVGKVANLEQAVQQAQLTGSLGIAHTRWATHGKPTENNAHPHISGHVAVVHNGIIENYQELKDDLEALGYVFSSQTDTEVVAHLVNDALKNSANLLEAVQRVVPQLKGAYALGIIHTDYPNELITVREGSPLVIGVGIGENFISSDQLALLPITNRFVYLEEGDIARLTRDSIEVFVNGEPIERPVKELDATVSNASKGEYKHYMLKEIYEQPEAIQQTISQALNDNALRTDFLQDAEADFAKIQQVQIIACGTSYHAGMIAKYWFEQLINLPCQVEIASEFRYRSPVISNHTLYVCISQSGETADTLAALRDTQKRAAAKGFDISTLTICNVATSSMVRETDHHLLTLAGPEIGVASTKAFTTQLAALMLLILKVGQVKQSIDAQQLNEITAALWHTPKVILETLQNNPAILRLSELFVEKQHCLFLGRGTHFPIALEGALKLKEISYIHAEGYAAGELKHGPLALVDNDMPVVILAPQDDMLDKLKSNMEEVQARGGELFVFADEHSGINSKDRQHVVAIPSINAWLAPIVYSIPVQLLSYHVAVLRGTDVDQPRNLAKSVTVE
- a CDS encoding phosphomannomutase CpsG is translated as MTTLTCFKAYDIRGKLGTELNEEIAYKIGRAYGQIYQPKTVVIGCDIRLSSEALKQATIKGLNDAGVDVLDLGMTGTEEVYFGAFHLDVQGGIEVTASHNPMDYNGMKLVRENARPISADTGLKEIQALAESGEFVEVRQKGSCKPYNILPEFIDHLMTYIDPKQIRPLKLVVNAGNGAAGHVIDAIEQRFQTLNVPVQFIKIHHEADGTFPNGIPNPLLIENRDSTRNAVLEHKADMGIAWDGDFDRCFLFDEKGQFIEGYYIVGLLAQAFLIKQPGEKIVHDPRLVWNTLDIVEQYKGKTVQSKSGHAFIKQVMREHNAIYGGEMSAHHYFRDFAYCDSGMIPWLLTIALLSETQQSLSTLVETMIDRFPCSGEINFKVANTQSTIQRIFDHYAAQNPAIDRTDGVSLDFGDWRVNVRASNTEPLLRLNIESKAAKTARPMSHYVDELTALIQG
- the galE gene encoding UDP-glucose 4-epimerase GalE, whose translation is MTKILVTGGAGYIGSHTCVELLNAEYKVIVLDNLSNSSVEALKRVEELTGKSLDFVEGDIRDAEVLDRIFAQHQIDAVIHFAGLKAVGESQQIPLAYFDNNIAGSISLLNAMQRAGVFNLVFSSSATVYGEDHPSPLNEEMPTGIPTNNYGYTKLIVEQLLQKLSAADERWSVALLRYFNPVGAHPSGRIGEDPQGIPNNLMPYVTQVAVGRREKLSIYGNDYDTVDGTGVRDYIHVVDLANAHLCALNNRLQNNGCRAWNIGTGKGCSVLEVRNAFEQVNGVAVPFEFAPRRPGDVATCFADNRRAVAELGWTAQYGLEEMLKDSWNWQQQNPQGYA